The sequence GACCGTTCGCCGAACGCGGGCTGACGTCGTGTGCTTCAGCCGGTGCCGTGCCGCGCGGGCGTTTCCCGGAACAGCGGCCCCGCGTAGTGGCGCAGCGCCTTTGTCAGTGCCTCGGGAGGCTCGGTCAGATCGCCGAGACTCACCACGGGGAACCCGACGGCGCCGTCCCTGGTGATCGCCCGCTCGGCCGGAAGCCCGGGAACCGGCCCCTTGGGCCACACGATGAGATAGGGGTCCTTGTCCTGCTCGCCCGGCTTGGGTTCGATGGTGACCGCGTCGAACACCTGCCACGGCACCGGGTCCGGCAGGCTCACCCGCTCCCGCCGGTTGCGCACCCGCAGCCCGTACTCGTCGATGCGCAGCTTCAGGGGCACGAGCGTGGCGACCAACCCCAGCAGGCCCATGAGCAGCACGAACGGCGCAAGAATGAGGATGAGACTCGTTCGCCGTCCCCCCTCGCCAAGCAACCAGCCGACGAACAACACCGTGCCGACGGCCCCGACCACGATCAGCCCCAGCGAGAACCAGGTCAGTGTTCTCGATTTGCGGAATTCCACGTTCCTCCCCAGGATCGTGCGCGCTGGTTCCTGCGCGTCACCGGCATTCTAGGAAGTAACTCGCGTTTCGGAGGCGGGTTCGCTCAAGTCGTGTCCGCACTTCCTGCACGCGTGTCCGCACTTCCCGTACGGGCGGGCGGCACGGTGTGCGGCGGACACCGTGCCGCCGCCGGCGAGCGCGGGGTTGTACATGTTCGGGCGTTCCTGCTCAGCACCCGCCTTCGTCGGCACGGACGAACGGCCGGGTCAGGTGTGCGGTCGCCAGCCACGTCGGTCTGCGCCGCGTGTCGTCGAGGAGGGCCAGCCTCGTCCTGCGCGCCACAACCTCGTCGGCCTCGAAGCGGTAGGACACCTCGGGCTCCACGAGCTGAACGGCGTGCACGAGGACGTCTCCCGTGATCACCACCCGGCTATCGGACCCGTGGACCAGCACCGACTGATGCCCCGGCGTGTGTCCCGGGGTGGGCAGTGTCGAGACCGCTCCTCCGCGAGCGCGACCGAGGCAGACCTCGCCGTCCACAGCGTCGAGTTGCCCGGTCCGCCGCAACGGTTCCACCACGTACGACAGCACCACGTCGTCACCTGCCCGCTCCAACGCCTCGATCTCGGTTCGCTGGACGACGTAGCGCGCGTTGGGGAAGTACGGAACGCCATCGGGGGACACCGACCAGCCGAAGTGGTCCTCGTGCAGGTGGGTCAGCACCACGAGCCGCACGTCGTCGCGTGCGATCCCGGCCTCGGCCAGCCGGTCGAGGAGGACCCCGGGCACGGGAGCCCACGACTTCGCCGGGCTTGAGGCAGGGCCGACTCCCGCATCGACGAGCGCGACACCACCGAGGGGGAGGCGCACGGCGAAGCAGCGGAAGTCGAGGTTCCACGCACCGTCGGGGCCGAACGCGCCGGGATCGACCCGCTCGGCCCTCGCCCACACCTCGTCGGTGGCCGCCCCGAACGATTCACGGAGGGGCAGGAAGAAGGGGCCGTGTGCGTCGAGCAGCGCGATGATCTCGAACGGCCCCGCCTGCCTGGTGGCGAAGCCTGCCGCCCGTGCCGCCGTCCGCACCGATGCCGTGGCCGTGGCCGTGGTGGTGCCGAGTGCCGTGCTCAGTCCGGCGGCCACGCCACCGAGAAGGACAACACGCCTGCGTACCGGTTTCGTCATGACCGCCTCCGAACGGGTCTGGGATGCTGCACGGCGAAGTCGAGCAGACCAACGATCATTCGAGCGAGAGATTCGACGATCCTCGAATCGGCGCCAGGATCGGTGTGAACCGGCGGAAGGTGGCGTCATGCTGACCCTGCACGTGGGACCGGAACCTTTCGCGCGGTCGCGTTTCGCGGTGTCCAGGCTCGCTGAGTTGTCATGTGCGCTGGAGGTGCTGACGCATCCGGACAGGGCGCCGTTCGCGGTCGGCTGGGTGCGATCGGTTCGGCCGAGGCTCGATCCGGAGTCCGTCGCCCTGGTGTTCGCGCTGGTGGAGCCCGACGGCTGCTATGTTCCCGACTTCCTCGTCCCCGCACCCGCCGGATACGAACCGGCGTTGGACTCGGAACTGGCGGCCGTGGCGGCGACACCGCCCGAGGTGGTCGGCCACCAGCTCGCTCGCGCGTTCGGCACCCGGCTGCCTCGCGCGGTCGCCGAAGTGCTCGCGAGTGGAGGGGAACGCGCTGTGGCCGAGGTGGCCGCCGACCAGTTGCGACGCTGCTGGGACGCAGTCCTCGCCGAGTCGTGGCCCGCCCTGCGCCGCGTGCTCGACGAGGATGTCCGCCATCGGGCCGCCCGCGCGGCGAGAGAGGGGTTCGGCGGCATCCTCGACGGCCTGCATCCGACCCTGAACTGGGACGGCGCGAGGCTGACCCGAGCCACCCCCTACGAGGCGACGGTGGACGTGCGGCCGGGGCTGATCCTGCTTCCCTCGGTGTTCCTGCCGTGGCCCGCACTGTGGAACGGAACCCCGGAGCAAGTCCTGATCGGCTACCCGGCGCGGGGCAGAGGCACCGTCTGGTCGCCGCCAGCCACGTCACCCGCGTCCGTACCCGGCACCCCGGCCCTCGGTCCCCGCCGCCTTGCCCTGCTGTCGGACCTGACGACCGCTCGCTCGACGTCGGAACTGTCGTCCCGGCACACGCTCAGCCCCGCCACCGTGTCGTACCACCTGGCGCGCCTGCGCTCCGACGGCCTCGTCGTGAGCCGAAGGGAAGGACACAGCGTGCTGTACACGGCCACGGAACGCGGATTCGCCCTGCTGGCTGTGCTGGCGGACGACGCGGGTTAGGTCGCGTCGTCCGCGCGGATCCGCAGACCGTCGAACGCCACGGTGGCCACGGCGTCGGCGAGTGCGTCCGCACCGACGCCCCGGCGCGGCCGATACCACTCGACCAGCGAATTCACCATGCCGAACAGCAGCCTCGCCGAGGTGGCTGGGTCCACGTCGGGCCGCAGGTCGCCGTCCGCGGCGGCCTTGCTCACCAGGTCGGTGACGATCTGGTCGAACTCCCTGCGGCGCGCGAGCGCGTCGCGCTCCACCTGGCTGTTGCCGCGCACCCGCAGCAGCAGGGTCACGAACGGCAGCTGCTCGACGAGGACACCGACACTGGCCCGCACCAGGTGCTCCAGCTTGTCGATGGCCTTTCCCTCGACCGCGTCGAGCGCGTCCACCTCGGCGAAGAGGCCGTCGAGTCCTTGGTTCACGGCGAGCCGGAGCAGCTCCTCCTTGCTCCGCACATGGTGGTAGATCGCCGACTTCGTGATGCCGAGCTTGCGGGAGAGGTCCTCCATGCTGGTGCCGTCGTAGCCGCGCTCGTTGAACAGCTCGACCGCAACCGCGAGCAGCGACTCGAGGTCGTAGCCCGGCCTGCCTCGCCTTCCGGGCCTCCTCGGCGGTGTGTCGGTCATGGCGACATTATCCCCCGGCCCGCTCAGGAGTCCTTTCGTCGGTCGATGACGCGCCTGAGCTTGCCGACGGAGCGTTCGAGCGTCTCGGGCTCGACGATCTCGACCTCGACGCTGACACCGACGTCGTTCTTGACCTTGGCGACGATCTCGGCCGCCGCGGCGTCGCGCCGGTCGGCAGGGGTGCCGGTTTCGGACTCCACCAGCACGGTCATGCGATCCATGCGGTCCTTGCGGCTCAGCCGGATCTGGAAGTGGGGCGCGAGACCGTCGGTGGCGAGCACGATCTCCTCGATCTGGGTCGGGAAGACGTTGACGCCCCGCAGGATGATCATGTCGTCGCTGCGGCCGGTGACCTTGTCCATCCTCCGGAAGGCGGGGCGCGCGGTGCCGGGCCGCAGCGCGGTGAGGTCGCGGGTGCGGTACCGGATCACGGGCATGGCCTGCTTGGTGAGCGAGGTGAACACGAGTTCCCCTGTCTCACCGTCGTCGAGCACGACAGAGTCGAGTGGATCGACGATCTCGGGGTAGAAGTGGTCCTCCCAGATGTGCAGGCCGTCCTTGGTCTCGACGCACTCCTGTGCGACACCGGGGCCCATCACTTCGGAAAGACCGTAGATGTCAACGGCGTCGATGTTCGCCCGCTGTTCGATCTCGCGGCGCATCTGCTCGGTCCACGGCTCGGCTCCGAAGATGCCGACCTTGAGCGAGCTGGTGCGCGGATCGATGCCCTGACGCTCGAACTCGTCGAGCAGCGTGAGCATGTACGACGGCGTCACCATGATGATCTCGGGCTTGAGGTCGGTGATCAGCTTCACCTGCCGTGCGGTCATCCCGCCCGACGCGGGAATCGTCGTGCAGCCGAGCTTCTCCGCGCCGTAGTGGGCACCGAGGCCGCCGGTGAAGAGGCCGTAGCCGTAGGCGACGTGCACCGTGTCGCCAGGCCGCCCGCCCGCGGCGTGGATCGACCGTGCGACCACGGAAGCCCAGGTGTCGAGGTCTTCCTCCGTGTAGCCGACGATGGTCGGCGTTCCGGTGGTTCCACTCGACGCGTGGATGCGCCGCAGCCGCTCCTTCGGAACGGCGAACATGCCGTACGGGTAGTTGTCGCGCAGGTCGTGCTTGGTGGTGAAGGGGAACTTCGCGAGGTCGCTCAGCTCCTTGCAGTCACCGGGATGCACGCCTGCCTCGTCGAACTTCTTGCGGTAGAACGGCACGTTGTCGTAGGCGTGCTGAAGAGTCCACTGAAGACGCTTCAGTTGGAGGGCGCGCAGTTCGTCCTTCCCGAGCCGCTCGGGGAGGAACAGCTCACCCTCGGCCGGTGCCCTTTCGGGATGCCGGGCCGGGGGCACGTCGCTGTGCGTGATGGTCATGCCGGAACTCTCCTCGGTGCTGTCAGATCGTGCCGACCGTGCGGCTTCGTCCCCGGAACTCCGCGATCACGTCGCGCCCTTCGGCCGTCTCGCGGTGCACGGTGACGTCGTAGATGCCGTTGCGGCCGTAGCGGGTGCGTTCCTCTGCGGTGGCGACCAGTTCGTCACCGAGCCTTGCGCTGGCGACGAACGAGATGTCGGCTCCCGCAGCGACTGTGATCGGTCCGTAGCTGTTGCAGGCGTGCGCGAAGGTGGTGTCGGCGAAGAGGAATATGTACCCGCCGTGGGCGATGCCGTGCCCGTTGACCATCTGCTCCGTCACCCTCATGCGGGCGACGGCCTGACCGTCCCACGCCTTGAGAATGGTGATCCCCAAGGTCGCCGACGCGACATCGGCGTCGAGCATGGCTTTCGCCGCATCCGAAAGGGCCGGCTCGGGTTCCACCACGTCAGGCACACCGCCTTGCTAACTGACCGAATGGACGGTAAATAAGTGGACTCAGTAAAGCCAGCGGGTGTTCGGGTGTCAAGAGGTAGGAGACCACGGTGGACGAAGTGACGGCGGTACCCGATTCGGTCGCGGTGATCGGCGGAGGTCGGATGGGCGCGGGAATCGCGCAGGTGTTCGCCGCGTCGGGGGCGGCCGTGTCGGTCGTGGAGGGTGATGAGTCCTCGGTCGCCGCGGCGCGGCAGCGGGTCGCCGACGGGCTGGCCAAGGCGGCCGAGCGGGGGAAGCTGGCCGAGGAGCCCTCGGTGGTGCTCGACCGCGTCGCCGTGTTCGCGGACCTCGCGCGGGTGCCTCGGGACGTCGCTCTGGTGGTCGAGGCGGTTCCCGAACGGCCCGAACTGAAGGTGGACGTGCTCACCAGGGCCGAGAAGGTCGTCTCGGAAAGCACCGTGCTGGCCACCAACACCAGCTCCCTGTCCATCGCGGAACTCGGTGCGGCGCTGCGTGAGCCCGGCCGGTTTCTCGGCATGCACTTCTTCAATCCGGTGCCGGCGTCGAAGCTCGTCGAGGTCGTGACGGCGCCGGAGACCGGGGCCGAGGTGACCGATTCGGTCCGCGGGTGGGTTCGCGCGCTGGGCAAGACCGACGTCGTGGTGCGTGACTCTCCCGGGTTCGCGACGAGCAGGCTCGGCGTGCTGCTCGGGCTCGAAGCCATCCGGATGCTGGAGGAGGGTGTCGCCGACGCCGAGGCGATCGACACCGCCATGGAACTCGGCTACCGGCATCCGATGGGGCCGCTGCGCTCCACCGACCTCGTCGGGCTCGACGTGCGGCTCGCCATCGCCGAGTACCTGCACTCCACGCTGGGTGAGCGCTTCGCTCCTCCGAAACTGCTGCGCGACAAGGTCGCCGCAGGGGAACTCGGGCGCAAGAGCGGGCGTGGCTTTCACGACTGGAGCTGACCGGAGCGGGTCCTTCCGCGAGGGGCAGCTCCACGCTACGATAACTTCCTGAACGTTCGGTTGGTAATTCGAGGAGGTCCGATGGGGACGCACGCGACGCCATCCGCTCAGGCGCGGCTGCTGCGCAGCTACGTCAGCGGGCGCTGGCACACCCCCGCCGACGAAGGCGCGCCACTGCACGACGCCGCGACGGGCGAGGAGGTCGCGCGCATCTCGTCGGCGGGTATCGACATGGGCGCGGCGCTGGAGTATGGGAGGCGGGTCGGCGGGCCCGCGCTGCGTGAGCTGACCTTCCACCAGCGCGCCGCGCTGCTGAAGGCGCTCGCCTCGCACCTGCGTGAGCACCGCGAGGAGCTGTACGCGCTGTCGGCGAGGACAGGGGCGACGCTGGGCGACTCGAAGTTCGACATCGACGGCGGCATCGGGGTCCTCTTCTCCTACTCCAGCAAGGGCAGGCGCGAGCTGCCCAACGACACCGTGTACCTCGACGGCCCCGTCGAGCCGCTCGGCAAGGGCGGCACGTTCGTCGGACGGCACATCTGCACCCCGCTTCGCGGGGTCGCCGTGCAGATCAACGCCTTCAACTTCCCCGTGTGGGGACCGCTGGAGAAGTTCGCGCCCGCGTTCCTCGCCGGTGTGCCGACCCTGATCAAGCCAGGAAGCCAGACCGCCTACCTCACCGAGCGGCTCGTCGAGCTGATGATCGGCTCCGAGTTGCTTCCCGAGGGTTCGCTCCAGCTCGTGTGCGGCAGCGCGGGCGACCTGCTGGATCACGTCACGGGGCAGGACCTCGTGTCGTTCACCGGGTCGGCGGCCACGGCGGCGCGGCTGCGGTCGCATCCGGTGATCGTGCGCAACTCGGTGCGGTTCAACGCCGAGGCCGACTCGCTGAACTGCGCGATCCTCGGCCCCGACGCCAAGCCGGGTACACCCGAGTTCGACCTCTATGTCAAGCAGCTGGTCGCCGAGATGACGGTGAAGGCGGGGCAGAAGTGCACCGCCATCCGCCGCGCGTTCGTACCGGCCGAGCTGATCGACGACGTGCAGGAGGCCGTCTGCGCGCGGCTCGCGCGGATCAGCGTCGGCGACCCGTCGAACCCCGAGGTGCGGATGGGTGCGCTCGCCAGCCTCGAACAGCGCGAGGAGGTGCGCCGGTCGCTGAAGGCGCTGAAGGACGCGGGACGCATCGTGTTCGGCGACCCCGACCACGTCGATGTCGTCGGCGCCGACGCGGAGCGGGGCGCGTTCCTGTCGCCGGTGCTGTTGCGGGCCGACGATCCGGAGCGGACGGAGCCGCACGAGGTCGAGGCGTTCGGCCCTGTCTCGACCCTGCTGCCCTACACCTCCACCGAGCAGGTGATCGAGCTGGCCGCACGCGGGCAGGGCAGCCTGGTCGGCTCGGTCGTCACCGGCGACGCGGACTTCGCCCGTGAGGTCGTGCTCGGCGTGGCGCCGTGGCACGGGCGGTTGCTCGTGCTCGACGCCGACGACGCGAAGGAATCGACGGGGCACGGCTCGCCCCTCCCGATGCTCGTCCACGGCGGTCCCGGCCGCGCCGGCGGCGGCGAGGAGATGGGCGGCATCCGCGGCGTGCTGCACCACATGCAGCGCACGGCCGTGCAGGGCAGCCCGAAGGTGC comes from Saccharomonospora xinjiangensis XJ-54 and encodes:
- a CDS encoding MBL fold metallo-hydrolase produces the protein MTKPVRRRVVLLGGVAAGLSTALGTTTATATASVRTAARAAGFATRQAGPFEIIALLDAHGPFFLPLRESFGAATDEVWARAERVDPGAFGPDGAWNLDFRCFAVRLPLGGVALVDAGVGPASSPAKSWAPVPGVLLDRLAEAGIARDDVRLVVLTHLHEDHFGWSVSPDGVPYFPNARYVVQRTEIEALERAGDDVVLSYVVEPLRRTGQLDAVDGEVCLGRARGGAVSTLPTPGHTPGHQSVLVHGSDSRVVITGDVLVHAVQLVEPEVSYRFEADEVVARRTRLALLDDTRRRPTWLATAHLTRPFVRADEGGC
- a CDS encoding ArsR/SmtB family transcription factor; its protein translation is MLTLHVGPEPFARSRFAVSRLAELSCALEVLTHPDRAPFAVGWVRSVRPRLDPESVALVFALVEPDGCYVPDFLVPAPAGYEPALDSELAAVAATPPEVVGHQLARAFGTRLPRAVAEVLASGGERAVAEVAADQLRRCWDAVLAESWPALRRVLDEDVRHRAARAAREGFGGILDGLHPTLNWDGARLTRATPYEATVDVRPGLILLPSVFLPWPALWNGTPEQVLIGYPARGRGTVWSPPATSPASVPGTPALGPRRLALLSDLTTARSTSELSSRHTLSPATVSYHLARLRSDGLVVSRREGHSVLYTATERGFALLAVLADDAG
- a CDS encoding TetR/AcrR family transcriptional regulator, which encodes MTDTPPRRPGRRGRPGYDLESLLAVAVELFNERGYDGTSMEDLSRKLGITKSAIYHHVRSKEELLRLAVNQGLDGLFAEVDALDAVEGKAIDKLEHLVRASVGVLVEQLPFVTLLLRVRGNSQVERDALARRREFDQIVTDLVSKAAADGDLRPDVDPATSARLLFGMVNSLVEWYRPRRGVGADALADAVATVAFDGLRIRADDAT
- the paaK gene encoding phenylacetate--CoA ligase PaaK, which produces MTITHSDVPPARHPERAPAEGELFLPERLGKDELRALQLKRLQWTLQHAYDNVPFYRKKFDEAGVHPGDCKELSDLAKFPFTTKHDLRDNYPYGMFAVPKERLRRIHASSGTTGTPTIVGYTEEDLDTWASVVARSIHAAGGRPGDTVHVAYGYGLFTGGLGAHYGAEKLGCTTIPASGGMTARQVKLITDLKPEIIMVTPSYMLTLLDEFERQGIDPRTSSLKVGIFGAEPWTEQMRREIEQRANIDAVDIYGLSEVMGPGVAQECVETKDGLHIWEDHFYPEIVDPLDSVVLDDGETGELVFTSLTKQAMPVIRYRTRDLTALRPGTARPAFRRMDKVTGRSDDMIILRGVNVFPTQIEEIVLATDGLAPHFQIRLSRKDRMDRMTVLVESETGTPADRRDAAAAEIVAKVKNDVGVSVEVEIVEPETLERSVGKLRRVIDRRKDS
- the paaI gene encoding hydroxyphenylacetyl-CoA thioesterase PaaI, producing the protein MLDADVASATLGITILKAWDGQAVARMRVTEQMVNGHGIAHGGYIFLFADTTFAHACNSYGPITVAAGADISFVASARLGDELVATAEERTRYGRNGIYDVTVHRETAEGRDVIAEFRGRSRTVGTI
- a CDS encoding 3-hydroxyacyl-CoA dehydrogenase family protein, which translates into the protein MDEVTAVPDSVAVIGGGRMGAGIAQVFAASGAAVSVVEGDESSVAAARQRVADGLAKAAERGKLAEEPSVVLDRVAVFADLARVPRDVALVVEAVPERPELKVDVLTRAEKVVSESTVLATNTSSLSIAELGAALREPGRFLGMHFFNPVPASKLVEVVTAPETGAEVTDSVRGWVRALGKTDVVVRDSPGFATSRLGVLLGLEAIRMLEEGVADAEAIDTAMELGYRHPMGPLRSTDLVGLDVRLAIAEYLHSTLGERFAPPKLLRDKVAAGELGRKSGRGFHDWS
- the paaZ gene encoding phenylacetic acid degradation bifunctional protein PaaZ; protein product: MGTHATPSAQARLLRSYVSGRWHTPADEGAPLHDAATGEEVARISSAGIDMGAALEYGRRVGGPALRELTFHQRAALLKALASHLREHREELYALSARTGATLGDSKFDIDGGIGVLFSYSSKGRRELPNDTVYLDGPVEPLGKGGTFVGRHICTPLRGVAVQINAFNFPVWGPLEKFAPAFLAGVPTLIKPGSQTAYLTERLVELMIGSELLPEGSLQLVCGSAGDLLDHVTGQDLVSFTGSAATAARLRSHPVIVRNSVRFNAEADSLNCAILGPDAKPGTPEFDLYVKQLVAEMTVKAGQKCTAIRRAFVPAELIDDVQEAVCARLARISVGDPSNPEVRMGALASLEQREEVRRSLKALKDAGRIVFGDPDHVDVVGADAERGAFLSPVLLRADDPERTEPHEVEAFGPVSTLLPYTSTEQVIELAARGQGSLVGSVVTGDADFAREVVLGVAPWHGRLLVLDADDAKESTGHGSPLPMLVHGGPGRAGGGEEMGGIRGVLHHMQRTAVQGSPKVLTAVGNSWVQGAPRSEGVHPFRKSLAELRIGDSVVAGPRTVTDADIAHFAEFTGDTFYAHTDEQAAEANPLFGGIVAHGYLVVSFAAGLFVSPEPGPVLANYGLENLRFLTPVKPGDALTVTLTCKQITPRENADYGEVRWDTDVTNAEGESVAKYDVLTLVAKESER